A window of Rufibacter sp. LB8 contains these coding sequences:
- a CDS encoding sodium-translocating pyrophosphatase encodes MQTILYAIPAFGVVALLYTAVKSAWVTKQDAGDEKMSTIARYIAEGAMAFLKAEYKVMAYFAVIASIFLFYIGYIGEKSSTLIVVAFLIGAVLSALAGFIGMRIATKANVRTAQAAKTSLSKALEVSFTGGAVMGMGVAGLAVLGLGSLFIAFYYWFVQRHGASASSEEMEIALEVLTGFSLGAESIALFARVGGGIYTKAADVGADLVGKVEAGIPEDDPRNPATIADNVGDNVGDVAGMGADLFGSYVATILATMVLGREITVTDNFGGLSPIILPMLIAGMGIIFSMIGCLFVRVKEGGDVQAALNMGNWSSVALTAVASYFVIDWLMPETLSLRGYEFTSMGIFWAVIIGLVVGTLISIITEYYTAMGKKPVMSIVQQSSTGAATNIIAGLSVGMMSTALPVIILAAGIVFSYSVAGLYGVAIAAAGMMATTAMQLAIDAFGPIADNAGGIAEMSELPKEVRERTDILDAVGNTTAATGKGFAIASAALTSLALFAAFVGISGITSIDLYKAPVLAGLFIGGMIPFVFSALAISAVGRAAMAMVQEVRRQFREIPGIMEGTGKPEYDKCVAISTKAAIREMMLPGAIALVVPIIIGFGLKDVFDEVSSAEILGGVLAGVTVAGVLMAIFQSNAGGAWDNAKKSFEKGVLINGVMEYKGSEPHKASVTGDTVGDPFKDTSGPSMNILIKLMSIVSLVIAPHIAVQETTLPAPETDLNLEGVHQKLEKTAPETTFHYQNFKVGANC; translated from the coding sequence ATGCAAACAATTCTTTACGCCATTCCTGCTTTCGGTGTGGTGGCCTTGTTGTACACCGCCGTAAAATCTGCGTGGGTGACCAAACAAGACGCCGGCGACGAAAAGATGAGTACCATTGCCCGTTACATTGCTGAAGGGGCCATGGCCTTCCTTAAGGCCGAATATAAAGTGATGGCCTACTTTGCCGTCATCGCCTCCATCTTCCTCTTTTACATTGGCTACATCGGCGAGAAATCTTCCACCCTTATTGTAGTCGCTTTCCTGATTGGGGCAGTTTTGTCGGCCTTGGCCGGTTTCATTGGCATGCGCATTGCCACCAAAGCCAATGTGCGCACCGCGCAGGCCGCCAAAACCAGTTTGTCTAAAGCGTTAGAAGTGTCTTTTACCGGCGGGGCCGTGATGGGCATGGGCGTGGCTGGTTTGGCCGTGCTGGGCTTAGGCTCCTTGTTCATTGCGTTTTACTATTGGTTTGTGCAGCGCCACGGCGCCAGCGCCAGCAGTGAGGAAATGGAGATTGCTCTGGAAGTACTAACCGGTTTCTCTTTAGGTGCCGAAAGTATTGCGCTCTTCGCCCGGGTGGGCGGCGGTATCTACACCAAAGCTGCCGACGTAGGCGCTGACCTTGTAGGAAAAGTAGAGGCCGGTATTCCAGAGGATGACCCTAGAAACCCCGCCACTATTGCAGATAACGTAGGCGATAACGTAGGCGACGTGGCCGGTATGGGCGCTGACCTGTTTGGGTCTTACGTGGCTACTATTCTGGCTACCATGGTGCTGGGCCGCGAAATTACTGTGACTGACAACTTCGGGGGCTTGTCTCCTATTATTTTGCCAATGCTGATTGCCGGTATGGGCATCATTTTCTCCATGATTGGCTGCCTGTTTGTGCGCGTGAAAGAAGGCGGTGATGTACAGGCCGCCCTGAACATGGGCAACTGGTCTTCGGTGGCGTTGACCGCCGTGGCGTCTTACTTTGTGATTGACTGGCTCATGCCCGAAACCTTGAGCCTGCGCGGCTACGAGTTCACTTCCATGGGAATTTTCTGGGCGGTGATCATTGGTCTGGTGGTAGGTACGCTTATCTCCATCATTACTGAATATTACACCGCCATGGGTAAGAAGCCGGTGATGTCTATTGTGCAGCAGTCGTCTACGGGGGCGGCTACCAACATAATTGCCGGTTTGAGTGTGGGCATGATGAGTACTGCTTTGCCAGTGATTATTCTGGCCGCCGGTATTGTGTTCTCGTATTCGGTGGCTGGTTTGTACGGCGTGGCTATTGCCGCCGCCGGTATGATGGCCACCACCGCCATGCAGTTGGCCATTGACGCCTTCGGACCAATTGCTGACAACGCCGGTGGTATCGCCGAGATGAGCGAGTTGCCCAAGGAAGTTCGCGAGCGCACCGATATTCTGGATGCCGTGGGCAACACTACCGCCGCAACGGGTAAAGGCTTTGCCATTGCGTCTGCAGCTTTGACTTCATTGGCTCTATTCGCGGCCTTTGTGGGCATTTCAGGCATTACTTCCATTGACTTGTACAAAGCGCCGGTGTTAGCGGGCTTGTTTATTGGCGGTATGATTCCGTTTGTGTTTTCGGCCTTGGCCATTAGTGCAGTAGGCCGGGCGGCCATGGCCATGGTGCAAGAAGTTCGCCGGCAGTTCAGGGAGATTCCTGGCATTATGGAAGGCACGGGCAAGCCCGAATATGACAAATGTGTGGCTATTTCCACCAAAGCCGCCATCAGAGAAATGATGTTGCCAGGCGCTATTGCCTTGGTAGTGCCCATTATCATTGGTTTCGGTCTGAAAGATGTGTTTGACGAAGTTTCTTCCGCTGAAATTTTAGGCGGAGTGCTGGCCGGGGTGACCGTGGCTGGCGTACTGATGGCTATTTTCCAATCCAACGCCGGTGGCGCCTGGGACAATGCCAAAAAGTCCTTCGAGAAAGGTGTATTAATCAATGGTGTGATGGAGTACAAAGGCTCTGAGCCGCACAAAGCCTCTGTGACCGGTGATACCGTGGGCGACCCGTTCAAAGATACCTCGGGACCGTCTATGAACATTTTGATCAAGCTGATGTCTATTGTGTCTCTGGTGATTGCGCCGCACATTGCCGTGCAGGAAACTACACTGCCGGCGCCAGAAACAGACCTGAACCTGGAAGGCGTGCATCAGAAACTGGAGAAAACTGCTCCAGAAACCACCTTCCATTACCAAAATTTTAAGGTAGGGGCCAACTGCTAG
- a CDS encoding transposase has product MSESQIVKSIKENESGRKTEDICRELEISRATFYIWKSRYGGLEASDVKRLKELEEENARMKKMFADLSLDHSVLNKVITKKGWGLGNKSN; this is encoded by the coding sequence ATCAGTGAAAGCCAGATAGTAAAGTCTATCAAGGAAAATGAGTCTGGTCGGAAGACCGAGGATATTTGCCGGGAGCTGGAAATAAGCCGGGCCACGTTTTACATATGGAAAAGCCGGTATGGAGGTTTGGAAGCCTCAGATGTCAAGCGGCTGAAAGAGCTGGAAGAAGAAAATGCCCGGATGAAGAAGATGTTCGCTGATCTGAGCCTGGACCACTCCGTTCTAAATAAAGTAATAACAAAAAAAGGCTGGGGCCTTGGCAACAAAAGCAATTAG
- a CDS encoding IS3 family transposase, with the protein MVSDYALPVTKACGLSSLARSQFYNKSRKDDTEIISALQALDDEHPVYGFRKLQACLKRDGKAWNHKRVYRAYRLLKLNKKKRGKRRWPARVKQPLQAQEVLNNSCSMDFMSDSLASGNKFRTLNIIDDCNREALAIEITTSITAKRVVRPLEQLIDWSGKPAAIRVDNGPEFTSADFNSWCKKEEITIQYTQPGKPMQNGYVERFNGSYRREILNAYLFFDLEEVRQLTGQWIGEYNTKRPHEALGNLTPSQWPVKKGSGNMVNLPPHLAPPP; encoded by the coding sequence TTGGTTTCGGACTATGCTTTACCGGTTACCAAGGCCTGCGGGCTCAGCAGCCTGGCCCGCTCCCAGTTTTATAACAAGAGCCGCAAGGATGACACGGAAATAATAAGCGCTCTACAGGCGTTGGACGACGAGCATCCGGTGTATGGCTTCCGCAAGCTTCAGGCCTGCCTGAAAAGGGACGGGAAGGCGTGGAACCACAAGCGGGTGTACCGGGCTTACAGGCTCTTAAAGCTGAATAAAAAGAAAAGGGGTAAGAGAAGGTGGCCGGCCCGGGTAAAACAGCCCCTGCAAGCGCAAGAAGTGCTGAACAACAGCTGTAGCATGGATTTCATGAGCGACAGCTTGGCCTCGGGCAACAAATTCAGGACGTTGAATATAATTGATGACTGCAACAGGGAAGCATTGGCGATAGAGATTACCACTTCCATCACGGCCAAAAGAGTCGTGCGCCCCTTGGAACAGCTCATTGACTGGAGTGGTAAGCCAGCTGCCATCCGGGTGGATAATGGCCCGGAGTTTACCAGTGCTGATTTCAATTCCTGGTGCAAGAAGGAGGAAATCACTATCCAATATACCCAGCCGGGAAAGCCCATGCAGAATGGGTATGTTGAACGGTTTAATGGCAGTTACCGCCGGGAAATACTCAATGCCTACTTGTTTTTCGACCTGGAGGAAGTGCGGCAGTTAACCGGGCAGTGGATAGGGGAATACAATACCAAAAGGCCGCACGAGGCGTTGGGCAACTTAACCCCAAGCCAATGGCCAGTGAAAAAGGGAAGTGGAAATATGGTAAACTTACCTCCGCACCTTGCCCCGCCGCCGTAA
- the hpt gene encoding hypoxanthine phosphoribosyltransferase → MHPTPSQMHHPPVTIHDKQFSIYLPERKILHNVEIVAARLSHDYRGKKPIFLAVLNGSFMFAADLMKEMSTPCEISFIRLKSYTDMQSTGQVKEIMGLSEDIKDRHVVILEDIVDTGHTMAGLLPQLKKESPASVEIATLLIKPECLQHNLAVKYPAMSIGNDFVVGYGLDYNGLGRNLRDIYKVM, encoded by the coding sequence ATGCACCCAACCCCTAGCCAGATGCATCATCCACCGGTTACCATTCATGACAAACAGTTCAGTATTTATTTGCCGGAGCGCAAGATTCTTCACAACGTGGAGATTGTGGCGGCGCGCCTGAGCCATGACTACCGGGGCAAGAAACCCATTTTTCTGGCGGTGCTGAACGGGTCGTTTATGTTTGCGGCTGACCTCATGAAGGAGATGAGCACGCCCTGCGAGATTTCGTTTATCCGCCTGAAATCTTACACAGACATGCAGAGCACCGGGCAGGTGAAAGAAATCATGGGCCTCAGTGAGGACATCAAAGACCGCCACGTGGTCATTCTGGAAGATATTGTGGACACCGGCCATACCATGGCAGGCCTGTTGCCGCAGCTTAAAAAAGAGTCCCCGGCCTCGGTAGAAATTGCCACGCTGTTGATCAAGCCCGAATGCCTGCAACACAACCTGGCGGTGAAATACCCGGCCATGTCCATTGGCAATGACTTTGTGGTAGGCTACGGCCTGGACTACAACGGCCTGGGCCGTAACCTTAGAGACATCTATAAAGTAATGTAG
- a CDS encoding IS982 family transposase — protein sequence MLHRLSKVIAGISLALDDSLKELNTSSEFVIESFPVAVSRNIRINRCRLLQEEAYRGYNASKREYFYGFKVQLVVTADGLPVDCFIVAGSVHDGMALQAMHLDLPPGSSLYGDSAYTNYEMEDLMEECERVNLLTQRKSNSKRKDSPAMDYIKTAMSKKIETTFSEITAAFPRSIHAVTPEGFLLKLVLFIFAYTINKCI from the coding sequence GTGCTGCACCGCCTGAGCAAGGTCATAGCGGGCATCTCCCTAGCCTTGGACGACAGCCTCAAGGAACTCAACACCTCCAGTGAGTTCGTCATCGAGAGCTTTCCGGTGGCCGTGTCCCGCAACATCCGCATCAATCGGTGTAGGTTGCTGCAGGAAGAGGCCTACAGGGGCTACAACGCCTCCAAGAGGGAGTACTTCTACGGCTTCAAGGTGCAGCTCGTCGTAACCGCCGACGGGCTGCCGGTCGACTGCTTCATCGTGGCCGGCAGCGTGCACGACGGCATGGCCCTTCAGGCCATGCACCTGGACCTGCCGCCGGGCAGCAGCCTGTATGGCGACAGCGCCTACACCAACTACGAAATGGAGGACCTGATGGAGGAGTGCGAGCGGGTGAACCTGCTCACCCAGCGGAAAAGCAACAGCAAACGGAAAGACAGCCCGGCGATGGACTATATAAAAACCGCTATGAGTAAGAAGATAGAAACCACCTTCAGCGAAATCACGGCGGCCTTCCCGCGATCAATCCATGCCGTAACGCCCGAGGGATTCCTGCTCAAGCTAGTCCTCTTTATCTTTGCTTACACCATCAACAAATGTATTTAA
- a CDS encoding M20/M25/M40 family metallo-hydrolase, translated as MELLHRLCQIHAPSGNEVLMKEFLLHYVQENQASWKVKPQLVHGKGFQDCLMLVFGQPRTVIFAHMDSIGFMVRYGKQLIRIGGPVAEAGYKLVGEDSQGKIECTVVENEETGALSYDFDREIERGTELVFKCDYRETEETVQSCYLDNRLGVWNALQVAETLENGIIAFGCWEETGGGSVGYLAKYIHETYGVTQALISDITWVTEGVQAGQGVAISLRDSLIPRRSFVQKIIKIAQEANIPHQVEVESAGGSDGKELHYGPIPWDWCFIGAPEDHVHSPNELVHKKDIQAMVDLYKVLMQKL; from the coding sequence ATGGAATTATTGCATAGGCTGTGCCAAATACATGCCCCTTCTGGCAACGAAGTCCTAATGAAGGAATTTTTGCTGCATTATGTGCAGGAGAACCAAGCTTCCTGGAAAGTGAAACCCCAACTAGTCCACGGCAAAGGTTTCCAGGATTGCCTGATGCTGGTGTTCGGGCAGCCGCGGACCGTCATTTTTGCGCACATGGATTCCATAGGGTTCATGGTGCGCTACGGAAAGCAACTGATAAGAATAGGCGGACCCGTGGCGGAGGCTGGTTACAAGTTGGTAGGGGAGGACAGCCAGGGCAAGATTGAATGCACGGTGGTGGAAAATGAAGAGACGGGCGCGCTCTCATATGACTTTGACCGGGAAATTGAGCGCGGCACGGAGCTGGTCTTCAAATGCGACTATAGAGAAACCGAAGAAACTGTGCAAAGTTGCTATTTAGATAACCGTTTAGGTGTTTGGAATGCGTTGCAAGTGGCTGAGACACTTGAAAATGGGATCATCGCGTTTGGATGCTGGGAAGAAACCGGCGGCGGCTCGGTGGGCTATCTGGCCAAATACATTCATGAAACGTACGGCGTCACGCAAGCGCTTATCTCAGACATTACGTGGGTCACAGAAGGCGTGCAGGCCGGCCAAGGCGTGGCCATCTCCCTGCGCGATTCTTTGATTCCCCGCCGAAGCTTTGTGCAGAAGATTATCAAAATTGCCCAGGAGGCCAACATCCCGCACCAGGTAGAGGTGGAGAGCGCCGGCGGATCAGACGGCAAGGAGCTGCATTACGGTCCTATTCCCTGGGATTGGTGCTTTATTGGCGCCCCGGAAGACCACGTGCATTCGCCAAATGAACTGGTGCACAAAAAAGACATACAGGCCATGGTAGATTTGTATAAGGTCCTGATGCAGAAACTCTAA
- a CDS encoding lipopolysaccharide assembly protein LapB: MKKFLALFFLLFGFAAAQAQVPDTTKQLDQKFLDSLQRTINLDSVDVLPQALDIKGWLLLNESIMNELGGAVDNMYNFKFETAEKQFKSLRRRYPKHPMPYFLLGLSNWWKMVPSNINDSRFDAPFLAYMDTTITLAEDLYDKDKKNLEAAFFLSAANGFGARLHSERKNWRKAAVMANRSLDYLQKSRKANGLSDEFLFGEALFNYYAVWIHENYKMLRPILYFFPKGNKQLGLRQLQQVAFNGFYTGTEAKFFLMKIYANETNNGPAAMALSQYLASTYPDNPYFQRFYARMAFTQGNLTLTEQASLQILEKIKQRAFGYEAISGRYASFYLGYVNQHKNNDLAKAKAYYQQCISFAEQSGEKESGYYISSFLNLARISDKEKNVKQAKQYYEKVVDLAESKSDAEKEAKAYLKKNKRVNQ; the protein is encoded by the coding sequence ATGAAAAAATTCCTTGCCCTGTTCTTCCTGCTCTTTGGCTTCGCTGCCGCGCAGGCCCAAGTTCCCGACACCACCAAACAGCTGGACCAGAAGTTCCTGGACTCCCTGCAGCGCACCATCAACCTGGACTCAGTGGATGTGCTGCCGCAGGCCCTGGACATCAAAGGCTGGCTACTGCTCAATGAGAGCATCATGAACGAGTTGGGTGGCGCCGTGGACAACATGTACAACTTCAAATTTGAGACCGCTGAGAAGCAGTTCAAATCTCTGCGCCGCCGCTACCCCAAACACCCCATGCCTTATTTTCTGCTGGGTTTGAGCAACTGGTGGAAGATGGTGCCCTCCAATATCAATGACTCCCGCTTTGACGCGCCCTTCCTGGCCTACATGGACACCACCATTACGCTGGCCGAGGATTTGTATGACAAGGACAAAAAGAACCTGGAGGCGGCATTTTTCCTTTCGGCGGCTAACGGCTTTGGGGCCCGTTTGCATTCAGAGCGCAAGAACTGGCGAAAAGCGGCCGTCATGGCTAACCGGTCCCTTGATTACCTGCAGAAAAGCCGAAAAGCCAACGGCCTCAGTGACGAATTCCTCTTCGGCGAAGCGCTGTTCAACTACTATGCAGTCTGGATCCACGAGAACTACAAAATGCTCCGGCCCATCCTCTACTTCTTCCCGAAAGGGAACAAGCAACTGGGACTTCGGCAACTGCAGCAAGTAGCCTTCAACGGCTTTTACACCGGCACCGAGGCGAAATTCTTCTTGATGAAAATCTATGCCAACGAGACCAACAACGGGCCCGCCGCCATGGCTTTGTCGCAGTACCTGGCTAGCACCTATCCAGACAACCCTTATTTCCAACGCTTCTATGCCCGCATGGCGTTTACACAAGGAAATTTAACATTAACGGAGCAGGCTTCTTTACAGATTCTGGAGAAAATAAAACAACGTGCTTTTGGGTATGAAGCCATCAGTGGGCGCTACGCCAGTTTTTACCTGGGGTATGTGAACCAGCACAAGAACAATGATCTGGCTAAAGCCAAAGCTTATTACCAACAATGTATTAGCTTTGCGGAGCAATCCGGCGAAAAAGAGTCTGGGTATTACATTTCTTCTTTTCTAAACTTAGCCCGGATCAGTGACAAGGAGAAAAATGTGAAGCAGGCCAAGCAGTATTATGAGAAAGTGGTGGACTTGGCTGAATCAAAGTCTGATGCGGAGAAAGAGGCAAAGGCGTATTTGAAGAAAAATAAACGAGTAAACCAATAA
- a CDS encoding acyltransferase has product MSGVVHFKGLNGIRAFAAVAVVISHTSLASESFNLEPLFGYNPDGSAKGYMLAGFGVSMFFALSGFLITYLLLVEKKKNSINVPHFYYRRILRIWPLYYLYLATSLAVATIYNIEYPASSVPFYVLLAANVPFLFEAYVPFVAHYWSVAVEEQFYLFWPWLVKFTHKYFLTKVMAIAGLLIVLKVLFHILPGTEIISSAIGITRVHCMMIGAGGAILYYRGNQLFEKISTHLLTQALCWIVMLLIILNKFHVASILDSEIVSVVTTLIIISQITRKNYIVSLDNRFSDFLGKISYGLYIIHPLLIFFLGKAIGGLNLEPILKLPLVYGSVLGLTILLSYVSYTYFEKPFLKIKNRFATVKSSGTAISKI; this is encoded by the coding sequence ATGAGTGGAGTTGTTCATTTTAAAGGATTAAATGGCATTAGAGCCTTTGCAGCAGTGGCAGTAGTAATTTCTCATACTTCTTTAGCTAGCGAAAGCTTTAATCTGGAGCCGCTTTTTGGCTATAATCCTGATGGTAGTGCAAAAGGTTACATGCTAGCCGGGTTTGGAGTTAGTATGTTTTTTGCGTTAAGCGGGTTTCTTATAACCTACCTCCTTCTTGTAGAAAAGAAAAAGAATTCAATAAATGTTCCTCACTTCTATTATCGGCGAATTCTAAGAATATGGCCTTTGTATTACCTTTACTTAGCAACTAGTTTAGCGGTAGCCACAATCTATAATATAGAATATCCTGCTTCATCTGTCCCTTTTTATGTTTTACTTGCTGCCAACGTTCCTTTTTTGTTTGAAGCATATGTACCCTTTGTGGCACATTACTGGTCTGTGGCAGTAGAAGAACAGTTTTACCTTTTTTGGCCATGGCTTGTAAAATTCACCCACAAATACTTTTTAACAAAAGTGATGGCAATAGCTGGACTTCTAATTGTATTGAAAGTGTTGTTTCACATACTTCCAGGTACTGAAATAATTTCCTCAGCTATTGGAATTACTAGGGTACACTGCATGATGATTGGGGCAGGTGGCGCTATTCTTTACTATCGTGGCAATCAATTATTTGAAAAAATTTCTACCCATTTACTTACCCAAGCCCTTTGTTGGATAGTAATGTTATTGATCATACTTAATAAATTTCATGTTGCCTCTATACTTGATAGTGAGATTGTGTCGGTTGTTACTACACTAATAATTATTAGTCAAATAACACGTAAAAACTACATAGTAAGTTTAGATAATCGCTTTTCTGATTTTCTAGGTAAGATTTCATATGGCTTATATATTATTCACCCTTTACTTATCTTCTTTTTAGGAAAGGCTATAGGAGGTTTAAATTTAGAGCCTATACTCAAGCTTCCTTTAGTCTATGGAAGTGTGTTAGGTTTAACTATACTACTTTCTTATGTTTCTTATACATATTTTGAAAAACCGTTTTTAAAAATAAAAAATAGGTTTGCCACTGTTAAAAGCTCAGGAACGGCTATCAGTAAGATTTGA
- a CDS encoding acyltransferase encodes MQKTKWFDYNIEALRGFAALLVVLGHVINTGKFLDPNYSPSFHFRYAAPAHTSVLIFFVLSGYVIGLTNKSKMDKRDIYPYMKKRLIRLFPIYAIVILGVAVVMPINYKASTVLFNLMFLQVAVSPIMEGLDPIWSLHYEIVFYLLFIPVSYFNINPVKVAIVSFVLGFSNYLLFPSSSALFTSIMYGFSFWTVGLSIAKHFQDSIGKTKMNYSLMLSSLFLLLSLESLNFIHSIFRRSILFLFEREFVFDTAFPWAERAIKFNDFSYLPYCVFFVMVFSGKQFKYRNYFYSVLLFLPMLKLILAYFIFDAIFLEKFFVFTGFYAVSIILFFIKNGFIATFSKYMIKKSVWLGSVSYGVYIIHYPILAFMNKIDFFSGSYFTYYIRFVVLLFLTFLTAYILEKKLYPAVKMYFSS; translated from the coding sequence ATGCAAAAAACAAAATGGTTTGATTATAATATAGAAGCTTTAAGAGGATTTGCTGCACTTCTAGTTGTTTTGGGCCATGTTATTAACACTGGTAAATTTCTAGATCCAAATTATTCTCCCTCCTTTCACTTTAGATATGCAGCACCTGCACATACAAGTGTATTGATTTTTTTTGTCTTGTCAGGCTATGTCATCGGACTGACCAATAAATCCAAAATGGATAAAAGGGATATATATCCATATATGAAAAAGAGGCTGATTAGGCTTTTCCCAATTTACGCCATTGTAATATTAGGAGTAGCAGTAGTAATGCCAATAAATTATAAAGCATCAACTGTACTCTTTAATCTTATGTTTTTGCAAGTTGCTGTCTCCCCCATTATGGAAGGCCTTGACCCTATTTGGTCCCTTCATTATGAGATAGTGTTTTACCTCTTGTTTATTCCTGTTTCTTATTTTAATATAAATCCAGTAAAGGTGGCAATAGTTTCATTTGTCTTAGGGTTTAGTAATTATTTGCTTTTTCCTTCCAGCTCAGCCTTATTTACATCTATTATGTATGGATTTAGTTTTTGGACAGTAGGATTATCAATAGCAAAGCATTTTCAAGATTCTATTGGTAAAACTAAAATGAATTATAGCCTAATGTTAAGTAGTTTGTTTCTCTTGCTTTCATTAGAGAGTTTGAACTTTATTCATTCAATTTTTAGAAGGTCAATTCTCTTTCTTTTTGAACGTGAATTTGTCTTTGATACTGCCTTCCCATGGGCAGAAAGAGCAATTAAGTTTAATGATTTTTCTTACCTTCCGTATTGCGTGTTTTTTGTGATGGTATTCTCTGGTAAGCAGTTTAAATATAGAAATTACTTTTATTCTGTTTTGTTGTTTCTCCCAATGCTAAAATTGATTTTAGCTTATTTTATTTTTGATGCCATTTTTTTAGAAAAATTCTTTGTGTTCACGGGTTTTTATGCTGTGAGTATAATTCTGTTTTTTATAAAAAATGGTTTTATAGCGACTTTCTCTAAATATATGATAAAGAAGAGTGTATGGCTTGGTTCTGTTTCTTATGGAGTTTATATTATCCACTACCCAATTTTGGCTTTTATGAATAAAATTGATTTTTTTTCGGGGTCGTATTTTACTTATTATATTCGATTTGTTGTCTTATTATTTTTAACATTTTTAACTGCATATATATTAGAGAAAAAATTATATCCTGCTGTAAAGATGTATTTTAGCTCTTGA
- a CDS encoding acyltransferase has translation MQKKIHFQNLDGIRTVAFFAVFLCHSGYTEFNSIKESSIYKLIKFDVWNLGHIGVNLFFVLSGFLITYLLLIEENTHARINIPKFYMRRILRIWPLYFFCVFFGFIIFPQLKTIFNQTPNETANILYFITFLSNFNTIQNGTPDSSVLSVLWSVSIEEQFYLFWPILIILFKKYRPFLFVILILFSLVFRYSNLGNNTTLDLHTFSAINDLSIGGLFAWLSYNSNSFIKSITNLNKPKIIIFYIIGFLVIAMTPHFENFAILQTFERLILSIFFIFIILEQNFSENSFYKFSNFKTITKWGKYTYGLYCLHFIGILIATNTTKLLKINTSLPSVLILDTILALSITMCISWISYNYFEKKFLKLKTKFDTHVIISHNSIPDK, from the coding sequence ATGCAGAAGAAAATACATTTTCAAAATCTTGACGGCATCAGAACAGTAGCGTTCTTTGCAGTTTTTCTTTGCCACTCAGGCTACACCGAATTCAATTCAATAAAGGAATCAAGTATTTATAAGCTTATAAAGTTTGACGTTTGGAATCTAGGCCATATTGGGGTAAACTTATTTTTTGTTTTATCTGGTTTTTTAATAACATATCTTTTATTAATTGAGGAAAATACTCATGCTAGAATAAATATTCCTAAATTTTACATGAGGAGAATATTAAGAATTTGGCCGCTATATTTCTTCTGTGTTTTCTTTGGATTCATTATATTTCCGCAATTGAAAACAATATTCAATCAAACACCAAACGAGACGGCAAATATTCTATACTTTATAACTTTTTTAAGTAATTTCAATACTATACAAAACGGAACACCAGACTCTTCCGTTTTAAGTGTTTTGTGGTCCGTATCAATAGAAGAACAATTTTATTTATTCTGGCCAATCTTAATAATTCTCTTTAAAAAATATCGACCATTTCTCTTTGTAATTTTAATATTATTTTCTTTAGTATTTAGATATTCAAACCTTGGTAATAATACAACTTTAGACCTTCATACATTTAGTGCTATCAATGATTTATCAATTGGAGGGCTCTTTGCTTGGCTATCTTACAATTCAAACAGTTTTATAAAATCAATAACTAACCTTAACAAACCAAAGATTATAATCTTTTACATTATCGGATTTCTAGTTATTGCCATGACACCTCATTTTGAAAATTTTGCTATTTTACAAACTTTCGAAAGATTAATTCTATCAATATTTTTCATTTTTATCATATTAGAGCAGAATTTTTCAGAAAATTCATTTTATAAATTTAGCAATTTTAAGACAATTACTAAATGGGGAAAATACACATACGGATTATATTGCCTTCACTTCATTGGAATACTAATTGCAACCAACACAACCAAATTGTTAAAAATTAACACCTCATTACCTTCAGTTCTAATTCTTGACACAATACTAGCACTATCAATAACAATGTGTATTAGTTGGATAAGCTACAACTATTTCGAGAAAAAATTCTTAAAGCTAAAAACCAAATTTGATACTCACGTTATAATCTCACATAATTCAATCCCAGACAAATAA